GATCGCCTTCAGCTCCACCACCCGTGGCCCGGGTTGGTAGATCAGGCGCAGCACCGCGAAATCGGGATAGCCGGAGAAGGGGCATTTGCAAGTGAATTCCGGCAGCTCGATCGACACCTCGTAGGGGCGCCCGGGCCGGGGATTGTCGAAGCAGATCAACTCGGCTTCGGCGATGGCGCGTTCGCCGTAGAGGGGGGTCTGGGTCAAAGCGCTGAACGGGCCAGTTCTCATCAGCGACCTTAGGAAGTCAAGCTTCGGCAGCGTTCTGTAACAGCTGCCACGCACGGCTT
This window of the Synechococcus sp. MU1643 genome carries:
- the queF gene encoding preQ(1) synthase produces the protein MTQTPLYGERAIAEAELICFDNPRPGRPYEVSIELPEFTCKCPFSGYPDFAVLRLIYQPGPRVVELKAIKLYVNSYRDQSISHEEVTNRILDDLVTATDPVWMQLEADFNPRGNVHTVVRVSHGTRQPC